One Algibacter sp. L3A6 genomic region harbors:
- a CDS encoding MerR family transcriptional regulator, whose product MSKYTMAQIVALTGIKAHTLRKWETRYNFLDPERTDTNIRYYSDNQLKKLLNIAVLTRNGYRISKIDKMTDDEIHKTISNGITEGNYEDEISALVISMLDMDEVSFNDVLRTQIVKKGLLATVTELVYPFLHQVGVLWGINKVMPAQEHFISNLIKRKMFASIDVLAYPPKGAPSILMFLTEDEYHEIALLLAYYIAREMGWSVYYLGQDVPTENIKQVIKEVKPNLMLSMFVTPTEQPAKVKVEAILEQGDVPLLISGNPTNLEGIMDDKRIIYLSHPNDLIKNLKAIKPA is encoded by the coding sequence ATGAGCAAGTATACAATGGCACAAATAGTGGCTTTAACTGGTATTAAAGCACATACTTTGCGTAAGTGGGAGACTAGATATAATTTCTTGGACCCGGAACGTACAGATACTAATATTCGCTATTATTCTGATAATCAATTGAAGAAATTATTGAATATTGCTGTTTTGACCCGGAATGGTTACCGCATTTCTAAGATTGATAAAATGACGGATGATGAAATTCATAAAACCATTTCTAATGGAATTACTGAAGGAAATTATGAAGATGAAATTAGTGCTCTCGTTATTAGTATGCTCGATATGGACGAGGTTTCTTTTAATGACGTGCTAAGAACTCAAATAGTTAAAAAGGGTCTATTGGCAACAGTAACAGAATTAGTATATCCCTTTCTTCATCAAGTAGGAGTGCTTTGGGGTATTAATAAAGTCATGCCAGCTCAAGAACATTTTATTTCGAATTTAATTAAGCGGAAAATGTTCGCTTCAATTGATGTTCTTGCTTATCCTCCAAAAGGTGCGCCAAGTATATTAATGTTTTTAACTGAAGATGAATATCATGAAATAGCACTTTTACTTGCGTATTATATAGCCCGAGAAATGGGATGGAGTGTATACTACTTAGGTCAAGATGTGCCTACGGAAAATATTAAGCAAGTTATAAAAGAAGTAAAGCCAAACTTAATGTTGTCGATGTTTGTAACACCAACAGAGCAACCCGCTAAAGTAAAAGTTGAAGCGATACTAGAGCAAGGAGATGTGCCTTTACTTATTTCTGGTAATCCAACAAATTTAGAAGGTATTATGGATGATAAAAGAATTATCTACTTATCACATCCAAATGATTTAATTAAGAATTTAAAAGCAATAAAACCTGCTTAA